A window of the Novipirellula caenicola genome harbors these coding sequences:
- a CDS encoding metallophosphoesterase family protein, translating to MRQFAIGDIHGCAKALRSLIETIAPTSDDELIFLGDYIDRGPDSKNVIEQIIELQKHCRVVALRGNHEIMLMGVTAGLDDTIWRNSGGQATLASYGGSLHKIPDDHLDFFRSLRAFYEAEESIFVHANYVHSVAMPLQDEATMFWKHLDFPLPLPHCSGKRVFLGHTPQPGGNILDSGYFVCIDTYCFGGGYLTAIEPSTGETIQTDRHGHARRTPMRTIADRFGKATRFLGSKIQSIKRPKS from the coding sequence ATGCGACAATTTGCGATCGGTGATATCCACGGATGTGCCAAGGCACTCAGGTCACTGATCGAGACGATCGCCCCGACGTCCGATGACGAACTGATCTTCCTGGGTGACTACATCGACCGGGGTCCGGACAGCAAGAATGTGATCGAGCAGATCATCGAACTGCAGAAACACTGCCGCGTGGTCGCACTGCGAGGCAATCACGAGATCATGTTGATGGGGGTCACAGCCGGATTGGATGACACCATTTGGCGAAATAGCGGCGGGCAAGCGACGCTGGCAAGCTACGGCGGTTCACTGCACAAAATTCCCGACGACCACCTCGATTTCTTTCGCTCGCTGCGAGCCTTTTACGAAGCCGAAGAATCGATTTTTGTTCACGCGAATTACGTTCACAGCGTGGCGATGCCGTTGCAAGACGAAGCGACGATGTTCTGGAAGCATCTCGACTTTCCGCTGCCGCTGCCTCACTGCAGCGGAAAACGTGTCTTCCTCGGCCACACCCCTCAGCCCGGCGGCAACATCCTGGATTCGGGATACTTTGTCTGCATCGACACCTACTGCTTTGGCGGAGGCTATCTGACGGCGATTGAACCATCGACCGGCGAAACGATTCAAACCGATCGCCATGGCCACGCTCGCCGAACACCGATGCGAACGATTGCGGACCGATTTGGCAAGGCGACCCGTTTTCTGGGAAGCAAAATCCAATCGATCAAACGCCCCAAGTCGTGA
- a CDS encoding RluA family pseudouridine synthase — translation MPIKTLSMTVDEEKAGRIDLIVRDLAGVSRSQVRGMFDHGCVSVNGHPCKGIAGSVKVGDVVSLRFDPHQRYREKKRTWDDRTFSVVFEDSHLIVVDKAAGTLTVPTDNGEPNSLVDRVSIYLSHSRSQKEACVVHRLDREVSGLLVFGKSEAIAKQLIEQFKQRKPRRVYTAIVAGVIADDEGTYHSHLATGSNLDRYVTKKSRDTETAITHFRVVRRMADTTLVEVQLETGKRNQIRVQFADAGHPVLGDPRYQAKRASHPFWVRKRIALHARSLAFTHPVTGEEVEFESPLPSAIQKFLNAAR, via the coding sequence ATGCCGATTAAAACGCTTTCAATGACCGTCGACGAAGAGAAAGCGGGGCGGATCGATTTGATCGTCCGTGATTTGGCGGGTGTTTCTCGCAGCCAGGTGAGGGGCATGTTTGACCACGGCTGTGTTTCGGTGAATGGGCATCCTTGCAAGGGAATCGCTGGGTCGGTGAAGGTTGGTGACGTGGTTTCGTTACGGTTCGATCCCCACCAGCGGTATCGTGAGAAGAAGCGAACGTGGGACGATCGCACGTTTAGCGTGGTGTTTGAAGACTCGCATTTGATCGTGGTCGACAAGGCAGCCGGCACGTTGACGGTGCCCACCGACAATGGCGAGCCAAATTCGTTGGTCGATCGCGTTTCGATCTATCTAAGTCATTCGCGAAGCCAAAAAGAAGCGTGCGTTGTCCATCGGCTTGATCGCGAAGTCAGCGGGTTGTTGGTGTTCGGTAAAAGCGAGGCGATCGCGAAGCAGTTGATTGAGCAGTTCAAGCAGCGAAAACCACGGCGGGTCTATACTGCAATCGTGGCTGGCGTGATTGCAGATGATGAAGGAACCTATCATTCTCACCTGGCGACCGGCAGTAATTTGGATCGCTATGTGACCAAGAAATCGCGTGATACTGAGACCGCGATCACGCATTTTCGCGTCGTTCGGCGAATGGCCGACACGACCTTGGTCGAAGTCCAGTTGGAAACGGGAAAGCGAAACCAGATCCGCGTTCAATTTGCCGACGCCGGGCATCCGGTATTGGGAGACCCACGGTATCAAGCCAAGCGAGCGTCGCATCCGTTTTGGGTTCGCAAGCGAATCGCTTTGCACGCTCGTTCACTCGCTTTTACTCATCCAGTGACGGGCGAAGAGGTCGAATTTGAGTCCCCGTTGCCATCGGCCATCCAGAAATTTTTAAATGCTGCCCGCTGA
- a CDS encoding YqgE/AlgH family protein, which produces MSENLSGRLLIASPYLGDGNFLRSVIFIIRHDPEGAFGLAINRPTENRFRDLVALSTTAGGEPREDDFIYRGGPVEGPLLALHNLAGIGDPCGPVSLDATGEPLGPGESVTGGAKFTIENHPADPFGSMSIDLGNPPAWITGDDDHLRILLHRPDAKVRYIANYSGWGPRQLDEEMRVGGWLVGKPDSDILFGDADQSWELAVRRCGHDILNSMAPGVHFGDPNLN; this is translated from the coding sequence ATGTCAGAAAATCTTTCAGGACGGCTGCTGATTGCGTCACCGTATTTGGGCGATGGAAATTTCCTCCGTTCGGTCATCTTTATCATTCGCCATGACCCGGAGGGCGCCTTTGGCTTGGCGATCAATCGACCGACCGAAAACCGATTTCGCGACTTGGTGGCGCTCAGCACCACCGCGGGAGGCGAACCGCGAGAGGACGACTTTATCTATCGAGGCGGGCCCGTCGAAGGCCCGCTTTTAGCCCTGCACAACCTGGCCGGGATCGGCGATCCCTGCGGCCCGGTTTCTCTCGATGCGACGGGCGAACCACTTGGCCCCGGCGAATCGGTCACCGGCGGCGCCAAATTTACAATCGAAAATCACCCTGCTGACCCGTTTGGAAGCATGTCCATCGACCTGGGCAATCCGCCCGCCTGGATCACCGGCGATGACGACCACCTGCGAATCCTGCTCCATCGCCCCGACGCCAAGGTGCGCTACATCGCGAACTATAGCGGCTGGGGCCCCCGACAACTGGACGAAGAGATGCGAGTTGGTGGCTGGTTGGTCGGCAAGCCCGATAGCGATATCCTGTTTGGCGACGCAGACCAATCATGGGAACTGGCGGTTCGCCGGTGCGGTCACGACATCCTCAACTCAATGGCACCGGGCGTGCACTTTGGTGACCCCAATCTAAATTGA
- a CDS encoding ketoacyl-ACP synthase III has protein sequence MPHAQLGPIAVHLPSRVETNEQLQADFPNWDIALIAEKTGIHQRHIADEKETASDLAIQAAQKLFSEHAIDPQSIDFVLLCTQTPDYPLPTTCCLIQDRLGLPTRCGALDFNLGCSGFVYGLAMADGLIQSGVAKNILLLTAETYSKYIDADDRSLRTIFGDGAAATLVTASDEKSLWGFQFGSDGSGGDMLLVGDGGSRPSEDAIKPRHRKRWKSRLYMDGPSLINFTVEAVPRLIEEILSDNGLTDADIDRYLMHQATWKMLDQLRGRMGVAAERIPIELADVGNTVSSTLPILIDRLRSRGELKPESVNMLVGFGVGLSWAGGLWRDAYSA, from the coding sequence GTGCCGCATGCTCAACTTGGTCCGATCGCTGTTCACTTGCCTTCGCGAGTCGAAACGAACGAACAACTTCAAGCCGATTTTCCCAATTGGGACATCGCTCTGATCGCTGAAAAAACGGGTATCCATCAACGGCATATCGCCGACGAAAAGGAAACCGCCAGCGACCTAGCCATCCAAGCGGCCCAGAAACTGTTTTCCGAGCATGCGATCGACCCGCAATCGATCGATTTCGTGCTGCTCTGCACACAGACCCCGGACTACCCGCTGCCGACCACGTGTTGCTTGATCCAAGATCGACTCGGACTGCCAACCCGCTGTGGCGCACTCGATTTCAACTTGGGCTGCAGTGGCTTTGTCTACGGTTTGGCCATGGCCGACGGGTTGATCCAAAGCGGAGTTGCAAAAAACATCCTGCTGCTCACCGCGGAAACGTACAGCAAATACATTGACGCCGATGACCGCAGCCTGCGAACGATCTTTGGCGATGGCGCCGCCGCCACCTTAGTGACCGCCAGTGACGAAAAATCGCTGTGGGGCTTTCAATTCGGCAGCGATGGCAGCGGCGGCGACATGCTGCTGGTCGGTGACGGCGGAAGCCGCCCCAGCGAAGATGCGATCAAGCCCCGGCACCGCAAACGCTGGAAAAGCCGCCTGTACATGGACGGACCGAGCTTGATCAATTTCACCGTCGAAGCGGTCCCGCGATTGATCGAAGAAATCCTTTCGGACAATGGGCTGACCGACGCCGATATCGATCGCTACCTGATGCACCAAGCGACCTGGAAGATGCTGGACCAACTTCGCGGACGAATGGGAGTTGCAGCCGAACGGATCCCCATCGAACTTGCTGATGTGGGCAATACCGTTTCGTCAACATTACCGATTTTGATCGACCGACTGCGAAGCCGCGGCGAACTGAAGCCAGAATCGGTTAATATGCTAGTAGGATTCGGCGTAGGATTGTCCTGGGCCGGCGGGCTTTGGCGAGATGCCTACTCGGCATAA